Part of the Allofrancisella frigidaquae genome is shown below.
TCTCAGAATTAAAAATAGCGGAACCCGCGACAAAAGCGTTTACACCACAACTAGCTATTTCAGCGATATTATCAGCATTTACCCCGCCATCAATTTCTAAAAGGATATCTTTACCAGTAGTGTTTATCCACTGGGAAACTTCTTTTGCTTTTTTCAATATAGCTGGAATAAATTTCTGTCCACCAAATCCAGGATTTACTGACATTAACAATACTCTATCAATATGTGCCTCAACATATTTCAAACACTCCAATCCTGTTGCAGGATTCAAAGCAAGACCTGCTTGTATTCCAAAAGATTTAATCAACTGTAAACTTCTATCAACGTGTTCACTAGCTTCCGGATGAAAAACTATACTACTAGCCCCAGCTTTAGCAAAGCTTTCAATCAAACTATCAACTGGCTTAACCATCAGATGCACATCCATTCCTGCAGTTATACCATAATCTCTAAGAGCTTTTAGAATCATTGGGCCAAAAGTAAGATTTGGTACATAATGGTTATCCATCACATCAAAATGAATATTATTAGCTCCAGCCAGCAAAACGTTTTTAACATCATCACCTAATCTAGCTAAATCAGCAGACAAAATAGACGGGTTAATCTGAAAATCCTGCATACCTAACTTCTCATATATAACAAAATAAAATTCAATTCTAACATAATCGTATAAAATATTTGAGCTATTCGGGTTCTAAAACTATAATACAAAGGCTTGTTAAATTTTTTATTCTAAGAGATTGTAAGAAATGAGTAGAAACTATATAGAAAATGCACAAAAAACTTTTGAACTTGAAATTAAAGCTCTAGAAAAACTAAAAAACGCGATTGATGGCGAATTTGAGCGTGCTTGTGAGATTATATTAGCTAACAATCATGGTCGAGTTATCATCACTGGGATGGGTAAATCAGGTCATATTGGAAAAAAAATAGCTGCGACTTTAGCTAGTACAGGCACTCCAGCATTTTTTGTTCACCCTGGTGAAGCAGGTCATGGAGACTTTGGAATGATAACATCTAATGATATCTTAATAGCCATATCAAATTCCGGCAATTCAGCCGAAATAATGGGATTAATGCCTATGTTAAAGCATTTAAACATTCCCATAATAACTATCACTAGTAATGAAAATTCTATAATGGCTAAAAATAGTGATGTAGTACTAAATTTACATGTTGATAAAGAGGCTTGTCCGCTAAATTTAGCTCCAACATCGAGTACAACTGCAAGTTTAGTATTAGGTGATGCTTTAGCCATAGCTTTACTAAAAGCAAAAAACTTCTCTGCTAGGGATTTTGCTTTCTCCCATCCTAGCGGTTCGCTTGGTAAAAAACTAATACTCAAAGTAGAAAATATTATGCGCAAAGGCGATGAAATACCTATAGTTAAGCCTACCGATACTATTCGCAAAGCGATTTTAGAAATTAGTGATAAAGGCATAGGTAATACATTGATAGTTGAAAATAATAAACTTTTGGGCATTTTTACTGATGGTGATTTAAGAAGAATATTTGAAACAGGAAATTTTAACTCTCAAATATCTATCGATCAAGTTATGAGTAAAAATCCAAAAACTATTTTAAAAGATGATATGGCTGTTACAGCACTTGAAAAAATGGAAGAATTTGCAATAACAAATCTTGCTGTAGTTGATAATGATAAAAATATATTAGGGGTAGTAAATATGCATGATTTAGTGAAGTTAGGTTTAAAGTAGCTTATTACAATATCCTTATTTACACATCACTAATTGGACGCTTAGAAAATAAACTTAAATTAACAAATATCTAAAGAACATTACCCATACTTACACAGTGATAGCCAGCATCTACGTGAATAACTTCACCAGTAATACCAGAAGCCATATCTGAACATAAGAAAGCAACCGTATTACCAACTTCCATAACATCAACGTTTTTCTTTAGTGGAGAGACCATAGCATTATAATCTAGCATTTTCTTAAAGTTACTGATACCAGAAGCTGCTAAAGTCTTAATTGGACCAGCTGAAACAGCATTTACATTTATCCCATCTTCACCAAGAGCTAAAGCAGTATATCTAACTGTAGCTTCTAAAGATGCTTTAGCAATGCCCATTGTATTATAACTTGGCATAGCTTTTTCAGCTCCGATGTAAGTAAGAGCAACCATAGAAGCATTTCTACCTTTCATCATCTGACGACCTTCTTTAGCTAAAGCAGCAAAAGAATATGCACTAATATCATGAGCAATAGCAAAACCTTCACGCGTAACACAATCAATAAAGTTACCCTCTAACTGATCACGAGGAGCAAATGCAATAGAGTGTATGATACCATCAAGACCGTCCCATACTTTATTCAGATCTACAAATAAATTTTTGATTTCTTCATCTGAAGTTACATCACAAGGAAGAACGGCTGCAGGATTAAACTCCACGCATAACTTTTCTACTCTTTCTTTGAATTGGCCCACATATGTAAAAGCTAATTCAGCACCTTCTCTATGCATAGCTTTTGCAATACCATAGGCAATTGATTTATTGCTTAAAAGCCCTGTAATTAATATTTTTTTACCCTTTAAAAAACCCATGTTTACATTCTCCTTTGTGGATTTTAACTAAAACCTAATAGACATACTCTAACACTACATATAGTATGAATACCTTAAACTAATGAGTTATAATTATAAATAATCAAACATTAAAACACTAGATTAATTTCAGTATAGGCAATAAACATATGAAATGTAAAAATAAAAAAATTATAGCTAACGCTCATGGAGAAGTAAGTTTTGATCGTGCTAAAGCAAGTTGGAACATAATGAAAATAACCTCTGAGCTCGTCGAAGGTTATGAACGCTTAGATAATATTACTCCTGCTATAAGTATATTTGGATCAGCTAGACTAAAAGAAGATGATCATCACTATATACAAGCTGAGAAACTAGCGAAAATACTTTCTGATAGTGGATTTTCTATTATTACAGGAGGTGGCTCAGGTATAATGGAAGCTGGCAACAAAGGGGCTCAACAAGGGTGTTCTTCTAGTATAGGGTTAAATATAACTTTACCCTTTGAGCAAGTTCCCAATAGTCATCAAGATATATCTTTATTTTATAGATACTTTTTCACTCGTAAGGCAATGTTTATTAAACACTCAATGGCATATATTGTTATGCCAGGTGGATTTGGGACATTAGATGAATTATTTGATACAACAACGCTAGTACAAACTAAGAAAAAAGCCTATATGCCGATTATATTAGTTGGTAAAGAATTTTGGAGTGGGCTTTTAGACTGGGTTAAAACTACTATGGTGAATAAAGGGGTAATAACAGAACAAGAAGTTGGATTATTAACCTTAGTTGATAGTGCTGAAGAAGTAGTTGAAATTATACAAGAGCACTATAATAATACCTACAGTTCTAAAGAGCATGCAAAAAT
Proteins encoded:
- the rpe gene encoding ribulose-phosphate 3-epimerase; amino-acid sequence: MQDFQINPSILSADLARLGDDVKNVLLAGANNIHFDVMDNHYVPNLTFGPMILKALRDYGITAGMDVHLMVKPVDSLIESFAKAGASSIVFHPEASEHVDRSLQLIKSFGIQAGLALNPATGLECLKYVEAHIDRVLLMSVNPGFGGQKFIPAILKKAKEVSQWINTTGKDILLEIDGGVNADNIAEIASCGVNAFVAGSAIFNSESYEKTITNMKHELEKVNNL
- a CDS encoding KpsF/GutQ family sugar-phosphate isomerase, which encodes MSRNYIENAQKTFELEIKALEKLKNAIDGEFERACEIILANNHGRVIITGMGKSGHIGKKIAATLASTGTPAFFVHPGEAGHGDFGMITSNDILIAISNSGNSAEIMGLMPMLKHLNIPIITITSNENSIMAKNSDVVLNLHVDKEACPLNLAPTSSTTASLVLGDALAIALLKAKNFSARDFAFSHPSGSLGKKLILKVENIMRKGDEIPIVKPTDTIRKAILEISDKGIGNTLIVENNKLLGIFTDGDLRRIFETGNFNSQISIDQVMSKNPKTILKDDMAVTALEKMEEFAITNLAVVDNDKNILGVVNMHDLVKLGLK
- a CDS encoding enoyl-ACP reductase FabI, yielding MGFLKGKKILITGLLSNKSIAYGIAKAMHREGAELAFTYVGQFKERVEKLCVEFNPAAVLPCDVTSDEEIKNLFVDLNKVWDGLDGIIHSIAFAPRDQLEGNFIDCVTREGFAIAHDISAYSFAALAKEGRQMMKGRNASMVALTYIGAEKAMPSYNTMGIAKASLEATVRYTALALGEDGINVNAVSAGPIKTLAASGISNFKKMLDYNAMVSPLKKNVDVMEVGNTVAFLCSDMASGITGEVIHVDAGYHCVSMGNVL
- a CDS encoding TIGR00730 family Rossman fold protein — translated: MKCKNKKIIANAHGEVSFDRAKASWNIMKITSELVEGYERLDNITPAISIFGSARLKEDDHHYIQAEKLAKILSDSGFSIITGGGSGIMEAGNKGAQQGCSSSIGLNITLPFEQVPNSHQDISLFYRYFFTRKAMFIKHSMAYIVMPGGFGTLDELFDTTTLVQTKKKAYMPIILVGKEFWSGLLDWVKTTMVNKGVITEQEVGLLTLVDSAEEVVEIIQEHYNNTYSSKEHAKIVF